A region of Solea solea chromosome 7, fSolSol10.1, whole genome shotgun sequence DNA encodes the following proteins:
- the psmd2 gene encoding 26S proteasome non-ATPase regulatory subunit 2, whose amino-acid sequence MEEAKQKENKHAEKKDEKTKDKEKDKNKKEEQELSDEDKQLKEDLEMMVERLGDENTELHRPALEELRRLIRSSTTSMTSVPKPLKFLRPHYGKLKEIFEGMAPGENKCFCADVVSVLAMTMSGERECLKYRLSGSQEKLASWGHEYVRHLAGEVAKEWQEVEENDKTQQETLLKLVKEIVPYNMAHNAEHEACDLLMEIERLDMLEDYIDENAYGKVCLYLTSCVSYVPEPENSALLRCALNIFRNFNRYPEALRLALMLNDVELVENIFTSCKDIVIQKQMAFMLGRHGMFLELNEDVEDYEDLTEIMSNVQLNSNFLALARELDIMEPKVPDDIYKTHLENNRFGGSGSQVDSARMNLASSFVNGFVNAAFGQDKLLTDDGNKWLYKNKDHGMLSAAASLGMILLWDVDGGLTQIDKYLYSSEDYIKSGALLACGIVNSGVRNECDPALALLSDYVLHNSNVMRIGSIFGLGLAYAGSNREDVLSLLLPVMGDSKSSMEVVGVTAIACGMIAVGSCNGDVTSTIVQTIMEKNEQELKDTYARWLPLGLGLNHLGKGEAIETTLAALQVVPEPFRSFANTLVDICAYAGSGNVLKVQQLLHICSEHYENKDKDKEEDKDKKDKKDKDKKDSAADMGSHQGAAVLGIALIAMGEEIGSEMALRTFGHLLRYGEPTLRRAVPLALALISVSNPRLNILDTLSKFSHDADPEVSHNSIFAMGMVGSGTNNARLAAMLRQLAQYHAKDPNNLFMVRLAQGLTHLGKGTLTLCPYHSDRQLMSQVAVAGLLTVLVSFLDVKNIILGKSHYILYGLVAAMQPRMLVTFDHELRPLPVSVRVGQAVDVVGQAGKPKAITGFQTHTTPVLLAHGERAELATEEYLPVTPILEGFVILQKNPNFRPQTAP is encoded by the exons ATGGAGGAGGCAAAACAGAAAGAGAATAAACATGCTGAAAAGAAAGACGAGAAGACAAAGGACAAGGAGAAGGATAAGAACAAGAAAGAGGAGCAAGAATTG TCTGATGAAGACAAACAGTTGAAAGAGGATCTGGAGATGATGGTGGAGAGACTTGGC GATGAGAACACAGAGCTGCATCGTCCAGCATTAGAAGAGCTGCGTAGACTAATCCGCTCCTCAACCACCTCCATGACCTCAGTGCCAAAGCCCCTGAAGTTCCTGCGCCCACACTATGGCAAACTCAAAGAGATCTTCGAAGGCATGGCTCCTGGAGAGAACAAG TGTTTCTGTGCTGATGTGGTGTCAGTGCTGGCCATGACAATGAGCGGTGAGAGGGAGTGTCTCAAGTATCGTCTGTCGGGCTCGCAGGAAAAGCTGGCCTCTTGGGGACATGAATATGTCAG GCACCTGGCAGGTGAGGTGGCCAAGGAGtggcaggaggtggaggagaatgACAAGACCCAGCAGGAGACACTGTTGAAACTCGTGAAGGAGATTGTGCCCTACAACATGGCCCACAATGCTGAGCATGAGGCGTGTGACTTGTTGATGGAGATCGAAAGGCTGGACATGCTCGAAGACTACATTGATGAAAATGCTTATGGAAAAGTCTGCCTCTACCTCACTAG CTGTGTGAGTTATGTCCCTGAGCCAGAAAACTCAGCACTGCTTAGATGTGCCCTGAACATCTTCCGAAATTTCAACCGTTATCCCGAGGCCCTGCGACTGGCCCTGATGCTCAACGATGTGGAGCTGGTAGAAAACATCTTCACGTCCTGCAAAGACAT CGTCATCCAGAAGCAGATGGCCTTCATGTTGGGTCGCCATGGAATGTTCCTGGAGCTTAATGAGGACGTAGAAGACTATGAGGACCTGACGGAGATCATGTCTAACGTGCAGCTAAACAGCAACTTCTTGGCCCTGGCCAGAGAG TTGGACATCATGGAACCCAAAGTCCCAGATGACATCTACAAAACACACCTGGAAAACAACA GGTTTGGAGGCAGTGGATCCCAGGTGGACTCTGCTCGTATGAACTTAGCCTCCTCCTTTGTGAATGGCTTTGTCAACGCAGCTTTTGGACAGGACAAGCTGCTCACAGATGATGGCAACAAGTGGCTCTACAAGAACAAGGATCATG GCATGTTGAGTGCTGCAGCCTCCCTTGGTATGATCTTGCTGTGGGATGTTGATGGTGGTCTGACCCAGATTGACAAATACCTCTACTCCTCTGAGGACTACATCAAG tCTGGTGCCCTCTTGGCCTGCGGCATTGTAAACTCGGGTGTTAGGAATGAATGTGACCCAGCCCTCGCACTACTCTCTGACTATGTCCTCCACAACAGCAATGTCATGAGGATAGGATCCATCTTTGG ACTGGGCCTGGCCTACGCTGGCTCCAACAGAGAAGatgttctctctctgcttcttccTGTTATGGGAGACTCCAAGTCCAGCATGGAG GTGGTTGGAGTGACGGCGATAGCCTGTGGTATGATCGCTGTAGGCTCATGTAATGGCGACGTGACCTCCACCATCGTCCAGACCATCATGGAGAAGAACGAGCAGGAACTGAAGGACACATATGCCCGCTGGCTGCCTCTGGGCCTTGGACTCAACCACCTGG GTAAAGGAGAGGCAATTGAGACGACCCTGGCAGCTCTACAGGTCGTACCCGAACCTTTCCGCAGCTTTGCCAACACACTAGTGGATATCTGTGCATATGCAG GTTCTGGTAATGTGCTTAAGGTGCAGCAGCTTCTCCATATCTGCAGTGAACactatgaaaacaaagacaaggacAAAGAGGAGGACAAGGACAAGAAAGATAAGAAGGACAAAGACAAGAAGGACTCTGCTGCTGACATGGGCTCCCATCAG GGCGCAGCTGTTCTTGGTATTGCCCTGATTGCCATGGGGGAGGAGATCGGCTCTGAAATGGCACTGCGAACATTTGGACATCTG TTACGTTATGGTGAGCCCACCCTGAGGCGAGCAGTACCCCTTGCCCTGGCTCTCATATCCGTGTCCAACCCTCGCCTCAACATCTTGGACACCCTCAGCAAGTTTTCCCATGATGCTGACCCCGAAGTCTCCCACAACTCCATCTTTGCCATGGGCATGGTGGGCAGTG GCACAAATAACGCCCGTCTGGCCGCCATGCTGCGGCAGCTGGCACAGTATCACGCCAAAGACCCCAACAATCTTTTCATGGTCCGACTGGCCCAG GGTCTGACTCACTTGGGCAAAGGCACACTGACACTCTGTCCTTACCATAGCGACCGGCAGCTGATGAGCCAGGTTGCCGTTGCTGGATTACTCACTGTGCTTGTTTCCTTCCTCGATGTCAAGAACA TAATCCTGGGGAAATCCCACTACATTCTGTATGGCCTGGTCGCAGCCATGCAACCACGTATGCTGGTCACATTCGATCACGAGCTCCGGCCACTGCCTGTGTCTGTCAGAGTTGGACAG GCTGTGGATGTGGTGGGTCAGGCCGGCAAGCCAAAGGCCATCACAGGTTTCCAGACTCACACCACACCAGTGTTGCTGGCTCACGGAGAGAGGGCAGAGCTGGCCACAGAGGAGTACCTCCCCGTCACCCCCATCCTAGAGGGCTTCGTCATCCTCCAGAAGAACCCCAACTTCAGACCCCAGACTGCACCTTAG